A portion of the Ficedula albicollis isolate OC2 chromosome 4, FicAlb1.5, whole genome shotgun sequence genome contains these proteins:
- the LOC101805657 gene encoding exocyst complex component 1-like, with amino-acid sequence MVKHWRVDREEKYEIVEKWFLKDLEMIDGKEADTDNPYFDMHFHKVYHMEAYSCASKYTFARTLNKLNATYLKKDFKIVNFDDTYLNDDSIWSSSNRDFLVVMRVCFYASNLLCLSLCRLS; translated from the exons ATGGTTAAACACTGGCGAGTGGACCGAGAGGAGAAATATGAAATAGTTGAAAAGTGGTTTTTGAAAGATCTGGAGATGATTGATGGAAAAGAAGCAGATACA gataaTCCATATTTTGATATGCATTTCCACAAAGTCTACCATATGGAAGCATATAGCTGTGCATCTAAATATACCTTTGCTCGAACACTAAACAAACTGAATGCGACGTACCTTAAGAAGGACTTCAAGATTGTGAACTTTGATGACACCTATCTAAATGATGATTCAATCTGGTCATCCAGCAATAGAGATTTCTTAGTAGTTATGAGGGTTTGCTTCTATGCTTCCAACCTTTTATGTCTATCCCTCTGTCGTTTGTCCTAA